The Stenotrophomonas sp. BIO128-Bstrain region GGGTCTCGGTGGATCTGCTGCAGCCGGACCGCACCGCGCCGTACCTGGTGCAGGGCGGCCTGGGCCTGCCGGACCGCGACTTCTACCTGCAGGGCGGCCGCATGGCCGAGATCCGCAAGCAGTACCAGGCCTACATCGCCCAGGTCCTGCAGCTGGCCGGCGTCGCCGATCCGGCCGCCAAGGCGCAGCGCATCCTCGCGCTGGAGACCAGGATCGCCCAGGCCCACGCCACCCAGGAAGACACCAACGACGTCGCCAAGGGCGCCAATGCCTGGAAGCAGGCCGACCTGAGCGCCAAGGCACCGGGCATGGACTGGAACGCGTTCCTGGCCTCGGCCGGGCTGGACGCCCAGCAGGACTTCATCGTGTGGCAGCCCAAGGCCGTCGCGGGCATCTCGCGCCTGGTCGCCACCGAGCCGCTGGAGGTCTGGAAGGACTACCTGGCCTTCCATGCGCTGGACCGCGCCGCGCCGTACCTGCCCAAGTCGTTCGCCGATGCGCGCTTCGCCTTCCACGGCACCACGCTCAACGGCACCCCGCAGCAGAGCGAGCGCTGGAAGCGTGCGGTGGATGACAGCAACCATGCCGTCGGCGAAGCGATCGGCAAGCTGTACGTCGAACGTCATTTCGATCCGGCCACCAAGGCGCGCGCGGACGCGATGGCCAAGAACATCATCGCTGCGTTCGCCAAGCGCATCGATGCGCTGGAGTGGATGTCGCCGCAGACCAAGGCGCGTGCCAAGGCCAAGGTGGATGGCCTGACCGTGGGCATGGGCTACCCGGACAAGTGGCGCGACTACACCGGTCTTGAGATCAAGCGTGATGACGCGCTGGGCAATGCCGAGCGTGCCGAGCTGTTCGAGTACCGCCGCAACATCGCCAAGCTGGGCAAGCCGGTGGATCACAGCGAGTGGGCGATGCTGCCGCAGACCATCAATGCGATGAACGTGCCGCTGGAAAACCGCCTGGTGTTCCCGGCCGCGATCCTGCAGCCGCCGTTCTTCGACGGCGCGGCCGATGATGCGGTGAACTACGGCGCGATCGGTGCGGTGATCGGCCATGAGATCAGCCACGGTTTCGACAACGCCGGTGCGCTGTTCGATGAGACGGGCAAGCTGCAGAACTGGTGGACGCCCGAAGATCTGAAGAAGTTCAACGCGGCCGGCGATGCACTGGCGGCGCAGTTCAGCAGCTACAGCCCGTTCCTGGGGGTATCGGTGAATGGTCGTCTGACGCTGGGCGAGAACATTGCGGACGTGGCAGGTCTTTCGACGGCCTACGATGCGTATCAGTTGTCGCTGCAGGGCAAGCCGGGCCAGACGCTGGAAGGCTTCACGCCGGATCAGCGGTTCTTCCTGGGCTTTGCGCAGGCATGGCGGAGCAAGGCGCGTGAGCAGGCGCTGCGCAATTCGCTGTTGACCAATGTGCATGCGCCGGGTCAGTTCCGTGCGTTGACGGTGCGCAATCTGGATGCGTGGTATCCGGCCTTCGAGGTGAAGGAAGGCCAGAAGCTGTACCTGGCGCCGGAGAAGCGGGTCAAGGTGTGGTGATGTGCGTCACCGCACGTTGCTGAGATGAGAGAACGGGCGCTTCGGCGCCCGTTTTTTTTCGCTGCAGAGCAGCGGGTCGCGGAAGCCTGTGCGTGCCCGACCCAACCAGCGGGCACAGGGCACTTGCCGCTTCAAGGCCAATCAGCAAGCACCCCAGCCGACACACCCATCCGCGTGCACGCCCGCGTCGCCAGCCCGTCCTGCAGCGCACGCCGG contains the following coding sequences:
- a CDS encoding M13 family metallopeptidase, with the translated sequence MSKLRRPTLMLAIAASLSLSLAACDREATAPAASAPETTPAEPAAPKPQLGSFGFDAAGMDRSVAAGDDFFGFANGTWVKNTEIPADRSSYGSFNVISEKTLADTRAILEGAAADTKAEGEAKLIGDYYAAFMDESGIESRGVAPVKPELDAIAGISDKAALATALGGTLRADVDLLNATNFYTDRLFGVWVSVDLLQPDRTAPYLVQGGLGLPDRDFYLQGGRMAEIRKQYQAYIAQVLQLAGVADPAAKAQRILALETRIAQAHATQEDTNDVAKGANAWKQADLSAKAPGMDWNAFLASAGLDAQQDFIVWQPKAVAGISRLVATEPLEVWKDYLAFHALDRAAPYLPKSFADARFAFHGTTLNGTPQQSERWKRAVDDSNHAVGEAIGKLYVERHFDPATKARADAMAKNIIAAFAKRIDALEWMSPQTKARAKAKVDGLTVGMGYPDKWRDYTGLEIKRDDALGNAERAELFEYRRNIAKLGKPVDHSEWAMLPQTINAMNVPLENRLVFPAAILQPPFFDGAADDAVNYGAIGAVIGHEISHGFDNAGALFDETGKLQNWWTPEDLKKFNAAGDALAAQFSSYSPFLGVSVNGRLTLGENIADVAGLSTAYDAYQLSLQGKPGQTLEGFTPDQRFFLGFAQAWRSKAREQALRNSLLTNVHAPGQFRALTVRNLDAWYPAFEVKEGQKLYLAPEKRVKVW